The Oleispira antarctica RB-8 genome contains the following window.
GTTATACGTCAGCCTCTAGAGCTAACTGAAACATTGGGTAAGTTTGACGTTATCGTAAACGTTAAAGGCGGCGGCGGTAGTGGTCAAGCTGGCGCAATTCGTCACGGCATTACACGTGCATTGATGCAGTATGACGAAACACTTCGTCCTGCTCTTCGTGCAGCGGGTTATGTTACTCGTGATGCTCGTGAAGTTGAACGTAAGAAAGTTGGCCTACGTAAAGCACGTAAGAAGCCACAGTTCAGCAAGCGTTAAGATCAAACTTGCGCTACATCAAGAAACGCTCAATGTATCTTACATTGGGCGTTTTTTTTTACCTAAAGCCCCCGCACTATCGGGGTTTTTAGTTGTCAGCGGGGCGCATTTTCATTACTATGTGCGCCGCTTAGTATATCTAGCTGATGCTGACGCAGGTTCGTGTGTGATTCACGTGCCATACTGCGTTAAGCCAAAAAATTATAATGATGGGAGAATAGGTGATGAGTCAAGACGGCGTGAATAACAGTCGACGTCTGCTACTCCTGGGTTCGACCGCTGCTGTTGGTGCTGTAGGCGCCGGCTTTGTTGCTGTTCCATTCCTTGCTTCATGGAATCCTAGCGAGAAAGCAAAAGCTGCTGGTGCACCTGCTAAAGTAGACATTAGTAAATTAGAACCTGGTGCTATGCTGACCGCCGAATGGCGTGGTAAACCTGTGTATGTTGTACGCCGTACTGAAGAAGTACTGGGTATGCTTGAAGGTTTAGCGGATCGTTTAAAAGATCCAGCAAACGGTAACAAGGATCAACAGCCTGTTTATGCTGATAATCTACAGCGTTCACGTGAACCGGAATTATTGGTTCTACTCGGTGTATGTACTCACCTAGGGTGCGCGCCAAAATTCTTCGCTGAAGTTAAGCCTGAGCCATTTGATGCTGACTGGCAGGGTGGTTTTTTCTGTCCTTGTCACGGTTCGCGTTTTGATATGTCTGGTCGTGTATTTAACGGTTCTCCAGCGGGCGATAACTTACTAGTTCCTCCTTACATGGTTGAAGATAATATCTTAATTATCGGTATTGATGAGGAGACTGCATAATGAGCCAGCAGAAAAATCCAATCATGGGCTGGATTGACGATCGTCTACCAGTAACCGTGACATACGAAAAGCATATGTCTAAGTACTATGCGCCTAAAAACTTTAATTTCTGGTATTTCTTCGGCGTATTGTCGATGGTAATGCTCGTTAACCAAATCCTAACGGGTATTTGGCTAACCATGAACTTCACGCCAAGTGCAGACTCAGCGTTTGCATCGGTTGAATACATCATGCGTGATGTAGAATGGGGTTGGTTATTACGTTATATGCACTCTACAGGTGCTACTTTCTTCTTTATTGCTATCTATCTACACATGATGCGTGCGTTATTATACGGATCATACCAGAAGCCACGTGAGCTAATCTGGTTGTTTGGTATGGGTATCTATCTAGCGCTAATGGCTGAAGCTTTCATGGGATATGTTCTTCCATGGGGTCAGATGTCTTATTGGGGTGCTCAGGTAATTATCTCTTTGTTTGGTGCTATCCCTGTTATTGGTGATGACCTAACTACTTGGATTCGTGGTGACTTCCTGATTTCAGGTGCTACCTTGAACCGTTTCTTCGCATTACACGTTATTGCTGTTCCATTAGTAATCGTTGCTTTGGTTGTATTGCACTTATTAGCACTTCACGAAGTGGGCTCTAATAACCCTGATGGCGTTGATATTAAGAAACATAAAGATGAAAACGGCGTGCCTTTAGACGGTATTCCCTTCCACCCGTTCTATACCATACACGACATGGTCGGTATCGTAGTGTTCTTGATGATCTTCTGTTCGGTCATGTTCTTCTTCCCAATGGGGGGCGGTTTTATGCTTGAATACGCAAACTTCGAACCTGCTAACGGTCTTAAAACACCTGCGCATATTGCGCCAGTTTGGTACTTTGGAGCGTTCTATACCATCCTGCGTGCAATTCCTGATAAGTTATTAGGGGTTATTGCGATGGGTGCTGCAATCGCTATCTTGTTCGTACTGCCTTGGTTGGATAAAAGCCCAGTTAAGAGTATTCGTTATAAAGGTATTGTGAGTAAAACATTGATCCCTGTGTTTGGTGTCGCGTTTGCTATCTTAACTTGGTTAGGAACTCAGCCTTCTGATGGTTACTTCTTAGGCTTGATTAACAATACAACTTTGGCTCGTTGGTTAACGGCATTTTACTTCGGTTACTTCTTATTGATGCCTTTCTATACTCGTATGGAAAAAACCAAACCTGTTCCTGAACGCATCACTGGAGGCCACTAGAATGAAAAAAATTATTGCTCTGTTCGCTTTGATGGCTTCTTCGCTTTCGTATGCAGCCGGTGGTGGTATCCACCTAGACGAACATAAAACAGATTTGAGCGATACTGCATCTTTGCAGCGTGGTGCTCAAACTTTCATGAACTACTGCATGGGTTGTCACTCTCTAGAACACGGTCGTTATAACCGCGTTGCTAAAGACTTGGACATTCCTGAAGCGTTGATGCAAGAAAATTTAAACTTCGCGGGTAAGCGTTTCGGTGAGTTGATGACGATCGCTATGCGCACTGAAGACTCTAAGAAATGGTTTGG
Protein-coding sequences here:
- the rpsI gene encoding probable 30S ribosomal protein S9 translates to MAATQYYGTGRRKTSTARVFLRPGTGTIQINKRAIDVYFGRETARMVIRQPLELTETLGKFDVIVNVKGGGGSGQAGAIRHGITRALMQYDETLRPALRAAGYVTRDAREVERKKVGLRKARKKPQFSKR
- the petA gene encoding Ubiquinol-cytochrome c reductase, iron-sulfur subunit, producing MSQDGVNNSRRLLLLGSTAAVGAVGAGFVAVPFLASWNPSEKAKAAGAPAKVDISKLEPGAMLTAEWRGKPVYVVRRTEEVLGMLEGLADRLKDPANGNKDQQPVYADNLQRSREPELLVLLGVCTHLGCAPKFFAEVKPEPFDADWQGGFFCPCHGSRFDMSGRVFNGSPAGDNLLVPPYMVEDNILIIGIDEETA
- a CDS encoding putative cytochrome b, with the protein product MSQQKNPIMGWIDDRLPVTVTYEKHMSKYYAPKNFNFWYFFGVLSMVMLVNQILTGIWLTMNFTPSADSAFASVEYIMRDVEWGWLLRYMHSTGATFFFIAIYLHMMRALLYGSYQKPRELIWLFGMGIYLALMAEAFMGYVLPWGQMSYWGAQVIISLFGAIPVIGDDLTTWIRGDFLISGATLNRFFALHVIAVPLVIVALVVLHLLALHEVGSNNPDGVDIKKHKDENGVPLDGIPFHPFYTIHDMVGIVVFLMIFCSVMFFFPMGGGFMLEYANFEPANGLKTPAHIAPVWYFGAFYTILRAIPDKLLGVIAMGAAIAILFVLPWLDKSPVKSIRYKGIVSKTLIPVFGVAFAILTWLGTQPSDGYFLGLINNTTLARWLTAFYFGYFLLMPFYTRMEKTKPVPERITGGH